GGCCCCCAATATCTACGTGGCAGCGGCAGCGCTGGGTGACGGGCAACTGTATAGCAACGACGCCCGCGTCAAAGTGCCGCGTGTGGGATCGGCGCTGACAGTGAAAGTTACGCCTGCCAAAGCCCGCTACGCGCCGGGCGACACCGGCAAGCTCAGCGTAGACGTGAAGGACGCGGGCGGCAAAGGCGTGGCGGCCAATTTGGCGCTGGGCGTGGTGGATCAGGCGATTTATCTGGTGCAGCCCGATAACGCCACCCCGATTGCCCAGGTCTTTGACGCCCTGCGCGACAACGCGGTGGGCACCAATTCCAGCCTCAATTTTTACTTTTCACAGGTGGGAACCACGGCGAACGCGCCAAAACCGGTGGCCACCAAACCCGCTTTTGCTCAGGACAAGCAGGCCCGCGCCGCCGACGCCAGCACCGCCGACAGCGTGACGCCGCGCCAAGATTTCAAAGACACGATTTTGTGGCTGCCCAATCTGATCACCGACGCGCAGGGCCACGCCGAAGTGGACGTGAAATTCCCCGACAACTTGACCACCTGGATCGCCACCGCCCGCGCCCAGACGCAGCTTCCGCGCTTCGGGCAGGCCACGGCCAGCACCATGACCACCAAAGACGTGATCGCCCGCTTGACTTTGCCTACCTTTTTGGTGCGCGGCGACACGGTGACCCTTTCGGGAATCGTCAACAACACGCTGGGCAAGCCCGTGACCGGCAACGTCAACGCTGTTTTGAATGGGCTGACTCCGCTCGGCGGCGCGGCGCTGACCCCAGCCGGCGCGGCCATCAACGTGGCGGCCAACGGGCGCGTCCGCAGCGACATGCAGGTGCGGGCAGGCAATGTCGGTACGGCGGACGTAACTTTCACGGCCCGTACAGGTTCCGGCAACGACGCCCTCAAACTGCCGCTGCCGGTCAAAGCTCGCGGCTACGAGGTCAGCCAAACGGCGGTAGGCAGCGCCTCTAACCCCAGCGTGACGCTCAACATTCCGGCGGACACCAACCTCAGCACGCTCGATCTGAGCCTCAGCCTGACGCCTTCGCTGCTCTCAGCGGTGTCGCCCGCGCTGGAATACTTGGTGGGCTATCCCTACGGCTGCACCGAGCAGACCATGAGCCGCTTTTTGCCCGCGCTGCTGGCCAAGCAAAATCTGGGCAGCGCTGCCCTACCACAGAGTGTGCTAAAAAATCTGCCGGATATTGTCAGCAGCGGCTTGGCACGCCTGCAACTCTTCCAGCATGAAGACGGCGGCTGGAACTTCTGGCAGTGGGACGACAGCACCCTGGAGATGAGCGCTTACGTGGTGGAAGGCCTGCTGAGGGCCAAGCAACTTGGCGCAGCAGTGGACAACACCATGCTGGACAATGGCCTGAAGTACCTCACCAAAAATGCCAGCAACCCCAAAGCGCGGCAAGCCGAGCGGGCCAGCGCTTACCGTGCCCTCGCGGACGCTGGACGGCTGGATTTGGCCGGACTCAATACTTTTGCCCGCCGCAAAGACCTCACGCCCTACGCGCTTGCCGAAACCGCTCTGGCACTGCAAAAACTGGGCCAGACTCAGGCCGCTAAAGACGTGCTCGACCGCCTCAAGGCCCAGCGTATCGGCAGCAACAACGGCTCGCTGATTCACTGGGAAACCCCCAAGCGCGGCAAAGTCTATTGGTACGACTTCTGGGATGACAACAGCGTGCAGGTCACGGCCACCGCCCTTGAAGCTTTGGCGCAACTGGAACCGAGCAGCCCACTGATTCCTAATATCTCCCAGTGGCTGCTCAGCAACCGGCGCGGCCCCAAGTGGCTCAGCACCCAGGACACCACCAGCGTGATTATCGCCGCACTCGCCCTGAAGCCGCCCACACCCGTCAGCAGTGAGGTCAAGGTGACGCTGGACGGCCAGAATGCCGGAAGCGCCACGCTCAGCGGCACCGAGGCGGCTACTCTGAAACTGAACACCAGCGGCCTCAAAGCCGGGCCACACACCGTCACGGTGCAGGGCGCTCCGGCGGGCCTGACCTTCAGCAGCCAGCTGAATTTCAGCCGCGAACCCGCCGAACTCCACGCCGACGCCAGCAAAGGCTTTGAGCTGCGCCGCGAGTATCAAAAACTCACCCCCATCTGGGACGAGAAAGGCAAGCGTTACACCTATCAGCGCACGCCGCTCCTGAAGGGCAATCAGTTGCAACCCGTCACGGTGGGCGACCTGATTCTGGTGACGCTGACCATCAAGCCGTCGCAGCAAAGCGCCCGCTACCTGCTCATCAGCGATCCGATTCCGGCAGGCATGAAAGCGCAAGACGAGCGCAGCCTCGCGATTGCCGGCCTCAAAGACCCTGACGAATACAACTGGGAAGATTGGAATTACTGGTACGCCGGACGCGACCTCCTCGATGACCGGGTAGACCTTTATGCCGATTACTTGTCGGGCAAGCAGACCATGACCTATGTGCTGCGTGCCCAGACGCCCGGCACCTTCACCGCCCTGCCCACCCACGCTTTCTTGATGTACGACTCCGACGTGGAAGGCTACGGCTCGGCGGCGACGTTCACGGTAAGAGATAGGGGGGAGTGAGAGGGGGTGAATCAAAGCGTCGTCCAAACCAAATAGGCTTATCCAGACGCTTCTCTTCGCTCTGCTGCTCTCCCCCACCGCTCAGGCCTTTCAGGTACAGCACGGCGGCCTGAGTATCAGCTACAGCGACCCGCGTGACCGCCTGCAACTCGGCGCAGTTTTTAAGGCTTGGGACGCGGCAGCCAGAGACTTAAAGGCCCTCGGGCTGCCGCCGCCCGCTCAGGTGCGAATCGAGGCGGCCAGCAGCGCAGCGGACTTTGCACGGCACACCGCCGAACCGGCCAACATTGCCGCCAGCACACAGGGCGCGGTCATCTCTACCCAGCGGCTCACCGCTTTGGCGCTCAGCGGACGGCTGCCCCTGACCATTCGCCACGAAGCCTTTCACACCGCTCAGCCTGCCGGAATCCCGCGCTGGCTGGCCGAGGGGCTGGCCCGCACGTTCAGCGGCGAGGCGGCGAGCGACCCGCAGGGGCCGACCGGACTGAGCCGCTTGAGCAGTGACGCACTGAGTGAAGAGCTGCTGGGCCGCAACCCCACTCGGCTGGCCGCCGCTTATGTGGAGGCGGCGCGGCGAGCAGGACAGTTAGTCAAGCGCAGAGGATGGAAGGAGGTTATCAAGGAACTGAGCAAACTTTGAAAGGAGCGTTTTGAATTCTGATTCAAAAACTCAGGAGCCAACCCGAACCTGAACTTTATCAAGCCCCGCTGTGTAAAGCTGGGCCGCTGACGGCCATAGCCGCCGCGTCCTCTTTGCCCCGCCAACCCAGCAAACGCAGGGCGTTGGCAGTCACGATAGCGGTGGCTCCGGTGTCGGCCAGAATCGCCATCCACAAATTGGTGTAGCCGAGTAGAGTGGTGACCAGGAAAATGGCTTTGAGACCCAGCGCAAAGCCGATATTCCAGCGGATGTTGGTCATGGTATCGCGCGAAAGCTGCACCAGATCGGCCACGCCCGAAACCCGTCCACGCAGCAAGGCGGCGTCGGCAGCTTCGAGGGCCACATCGGTACCGCCGCCCATGGCAATGCCGACATCGGCTTTGGCCAGTGCAGGAGCGTCGTTGATGCCGTCACCGACCATCGCCACGCCGCCGTCTTGACGCAACTCGCCAATTAGGCGCAGCTTGTCTTCGGGAAGCAGTTCGGCCCGCACGTCCAGGCCCAACTGAGCGGCGATGGCTTTGCCGGTGCGGGCATTGTCGCCGGTCAGCATCACGGTCTTGACACCCATCGCTTTGAGGCGGGCAATCGCCTGCGCCGCGTCGGGTCTGGCTTCGTCGCGAATAGCCACCACACCCAGCACCTCATCCGAACTGTGCAGCACCACCACGGTTTTCCCGGCTTCTTCAAAGGCGGTGAGGCGTTGCTGAAGATCTGGCGCGAGGTTTAAGGTGCTGGCGGCGTGCTTGGGCGAGCTGACAAACAGGGCGCGGCCTTCCACGGTGGCCGTCACACCTTTTCCGGCGAGGGCGGCGGCGGCTTCAGCAGCAGGCACGCTCAGGCCCGCCGACTTGGCCGCGCCGCTGATGGCCTGCGCCAGCGGGTGCGAGCTTCCAGCTTCCACGGCGGCAGCGAGGCGCAGCACTTCCGACTCAGACAGGGCCGCGCCCAGCACGTCGGTGACGCGCGGCTGGCCCGCCGTCAGGGTGCCAGTTTTGTCGAAGGCCACCGTTTTGACGCTGCCGATGGTTTCCAGCGCTGCGCCGCCCTTGATCAGCAGTCCGCGCCGGGTGCCCGCGCTCACCGCGCTGGTAATCGCGGCGGGCACGCTCAGGACCAGGGCGCAGGGGCAACCGATCAGCAGCAAGGTGATGCTCTTGTAAAGCCACAGATGCCACTCAGCCCCCAGCAGCAGCGGCGGAATAAGCGCCACCAGCGCCGACACCAGCACCACGCCCGGTGTGTACAAGCGGCTGAAACGGTCGATGAAGCGGGCGGTGGGAGCCTTACTGCCCTCAGCTTCCTCGACCAGGTGAATGATGCGGGCGATGGTGTTGTCGGCGGCGGCTTTATCGACCTTGACGGTCAGCACGCCGCTGCCGTTGATACTGCCCGCGAACACCGCGTCGCCCACGTTCTTGTCCACCGGCATACTCTCGCCGGTTACCGGACTGTCGTCGAGGCTCGATTGGCCCGCCGTGATGCTGCCGTCGGCGGGCACCCGGCTGCCTGGGCGTACTTGCACCAGCTGGCCGACCTCTAAGGTATCGGCGGGCACTTCGCGCAGCTCGTTGCCGTCCATCAGGAGCGCTGTCTTGGGGGTCAGGGCCGAGAGCGCTTGAATGCCCGCCCGCGCCCGGCCCGCCGCCACGCCTTCGAGCAGTTCGCCCACCGCGAAGAAGAACACCACCACCGCGCCCTCCGCCGCTTGCCCGATCAGCACCGCGCCGATGGCCGCGAGCGAGACCAACAAGTTGATGCTAAAAAAGTCGCCCAGCCGCGCACTCGCCACCGCACTTTTGGCCAGCGGCCAGACGCCCAGCAAAGTAGCGGCCACGTAGCCGTAGACCGCCAGTTGCGGCGCGGCGAAACTGAGCAGCCAAGCCAGTGCCAGCAGCACACCCGAGGTGAGCACCAATTTGCCCTGATTGCCTTTGTACCAGGGGGTGTTGGGCGGCAGGACTTCGTGGGTGTGGCCCGCGTGATCCTGTCCAGCATGATCGTGTTCGGAGCTTTTGGGTTGAACGGGAGCAGCCCGCAGCGTCGGAGTGTAGCCGAGTGAACGCAAATGGGTTTCCAGCGTCTGGCGCGGAGTCTGGGCTTCGTCAAGTTCAAGGATCAAAGTCTGCTTGGTGAAACTGGTCTTGACTTCCCCGGTGCCGGGCAAGCGCCCCACCACCCGCTCGACTTTTTGCACGCAGCTGGCGCAGTCCATGCCTTCCACGAAGTAGGTCAAGTTGGAAGCCTCGGAGGCGGAAGGTAAGGAAGGAGGACGGGTCATGCCTTACTATACCTGAATGACTGCTCATATGTTGGTTTGAGAGCGGAAGGCCAAGTCGGCACCCGATAGCAGCCAAGATTACCAAGCGCCGCTGCAAGGTTTGACACGTTGAAGCGGATGAAAGCCTTGATTCCGTTTCCACTCGTCCAGAACCCGAAGGCAGGCCAGCCATGAGCGCCCAAGAACGCGCCGCCGTGATCGCCGCCCTCAACGGGCCAACCGTGACGGCCCCGACCCGCGCCACGCTGCTGGAGCGGCTGGACGCCCGCTATGGGCGGCAATTTCTGAGCGAAACAGAGTTCGCCCGGCTGCGGGCGGTGGCCCTCCGATTGGTGCCGCACGACCCCGCCGAGATGGATTTGAGCGGCCTGATCGACCAGCGCCTCCACCAGAACCTCTCGGATGGCTGGCGCTACGCCGATACCCCCGCCGACGGCCCGGCGTATCAGGGGCTGCTGGCGGCCTTGCCCAGCAACTTTGAAACGCTCTCCGGTGACGAGCAGGACGCCGCCATTCACAAGTTGCAAGCCGACCAGCCGCACCCGTTTGAAGACCTGCTGGCCGAACTGACCGAAGGCTTTATGGCCCATCCTTTGACCCAGTACCGCTTCGGCTACGCCGGATTCATGGACGCGCCGGGCTGGCCGAGGGTAGGGCCGAATGAGCTGGAAGCGCGGGAGATCGCTTACGGGGAGTCCGGAAATGACCAATAATCTAGAACTGGACGTGCTGGTGATCGGCACCGGAGCGGGCGGAGCGCCGCTGCTGGCCCGCTTGGCCGCCACTGGGCTGCGAGTTCTGGCCCTCGAAGCAGGGGTGCGCCACCGCCCCGCCGAGATGCCTACCGACGAGGTGGCGCAGGCTGGGCTGTTCTGGATGGACGAGCGGCTGTCGGCGGGCAAGGATCCGGTGGGCTTTGGGCGCAACAATTCCGGGCGCGGAGTGGGCGGCAGCACCCTGCATTACACCGCTTATACCCCCCGCGCCCAGCCCGACGACTTTGAGCTGCTTAAGGAATTTGGTCAGGGCGTGGACTGGCCGCTGAGCTACGCCGACTTGGAGCCGTATTACGACGAGGTCGAGCAGTTCCTGGGCGTGTCCGGCCCCAGCGAGTACCCCTGGGGACCGCCCCGCCAGCGGCCTTACCCGCATCCGGCCTTGCCGCTCAACGGCGCAGCGCTGCTGATGGAGCAAGCAGCTCAGCAAAGCGGCATCCGCACCTCGGCGGCGGCCAACGCGGCGCTGAGCCGCCCGCAGGAGCAGGAAGGCTACGGCCTGCGGCCTGCCTGTAGCAACCGGGGCTTTTGTCAGGCGGGCTGCTCCACCGGGGCTAAGGCCAGCTTAGACGTCACGTATCTGGCGCTGGCCGAGTCAAAAGGCGCAAGCATCTGGGAGGGCGCACAGGTCACCAAGCTGCTGATGCAGGGGGGCCGTGTCAGCGGAGCAGAATTCGTGCGCGATGGCAAAACCCAGACGCTGCATGCCCGGCAGGTGGTGCTGGCGGCAGGGGCCATAGAGACGCCCCGGCTGCTGCTGCTTAGCGGCGTCGGGAATAGCAGCGGGCAGGTCGGGCGCAATTTCATGGCCCACGTCGGGGTGCAGGTCTGGGGCCTGGTGGACGATGACCTGCGGCCCTATAAAGGCATTCCCGGCGGCCTGATCAGCGAGGATTTTCACCGGATACCGGGGCTGGTCGGCGGCTACTTGCTGCAATCGCTGGGCGTCATGCCAGTGACCTACGCCACCCAGTACGCACGCGGCACCGGCAAATGGGGCGCGGCCCTCAGCGAGCATCTGAGTCAGTACAACCACGTGGCAGGCATCAATGTCTTGGGCGAATGCCTGCCTTACGCCGGGAATTTCCTCGAACTGTCCAGCGAACTCGACGGGCGCGGGCTGCCCAAACCGCTGATTCACTTCAGCTTCGGTGAAAACGAGCACCGGATGGCCGAGCATGCCGAAGCGGTGATGCGTGACCTTTGGGCCAAGATCGGCGCACGCGAAGTCTGGGCGCTGCCCCGCGCCGCCCACACCATCGGCACCGCCCGAATGGGCCACGATCCGAGCACCAATGTGGTGGACGCCTTCGGACGCTCTCACGACACGCCGGGTCTGTGGATTTGCGACAACTCGACCTTTCCCAGCTCGCTGAGCGTCAATCCGGGCCTGACCCAGATGGCGCTGAGCCTGCGAACCGCCGACGCCTTGATTGCCGAGTTGCGGGCGTGAGTGAACCGCGTCTGGTGCTGGTTCACGGCTTCGGCACTTCTGCGCACCTGTGGCGGCGGGTTCGCGCTGGGCTTGCCGCAGAGCCGCTGACCCCAGACTTAATGGGTTTTGGGGACGCGGCGGCGCTCGGCCAGCTGGGTCAGACCACCGGCGACATGGCCGAGCAGTTGGCGGGAATATTAAAGGCTGCAGGCGGCGGGCCATTCAAAGTGGTGGGACACTCGATGGGCGGCAAAGTGGTGCTGCTGCTGGCCGCCCGCTTTCCGTCACTGGTGTCCGAACTGCTGTTGGTGGCTCCCTCGCCCTCCACACCGGAGCCGATGACCGAGGAGGGCCGCGCTGAATTGCGCTCGGCTCACGGCGATTCGGCGGCGTTGGACGCGCAGCAAAAACACATCACGCTTGAGCGGCTGGCCGAGCCAGACCGCCAGCAATTCATCAAAGACGGCCAGCGGGCCAGCCGGGATGCTTGGCAAGCCTGGCCGGACGTGGGCAGCCGCGAGGACGTGAGCGGCGAGATCAGCGGCTTGACCCTGCCCATTCAGGTGCTGTTTTCGGAAGACGATCCAGCGATTGACGCAGACACCATCCGCTCTCAGGTGCTGGCGAACTTACCACAGGCGCGGGCCACCGCCGTGCGCGGCTGCGGACACCTGATGCCGCTGGAAGCGCCGCAGCATATCTTGGCCGCTTTGAACGGCTGAACAGCGCCCCTCACGCCCTTTATGGGAATATCATCAGAAAGGCGGACGTAAAACTCAGAATTGCTTCTCTAGACTGAGCGGTATGCGGTTTGTTCGGAAGCCTAAACCTTACACCAGCGGCCCCCTGAGCGGCTTCAATTTGGGCGGCCTGAGTTCACCTCGTTTTCAGCGCCGTGCCCAGTCACACTCCACTCAGCCCCGCCTGTCTCCGGGCAAAGCGGGCACACCGCGCCCCCTGTCTCAACCGCGCCCGACCCGCGCCAGTCGAACACCCGCCCACTGGGGCCAGCGGAGCGTGACCGCTCTGGCCGCCCTCGGCACGGTGGTCGTTTTGCTGATCGGCGGCTCGGCCCTCTACAACCAATTCAACCGCGAAGCCCAGTTCGCGGCGGTGGCGACTCATCTGGCGGATCTGGGGCGTTGAGCGTTTCTCCCCTGTTCACTTCGCCGCGCCGCCCAGCCCTGATCTGGCGGCTGCTCAGATGGCTGCTGGCGGGCGTCGGCATTGTCACGGTGCTGACTTTGCTGACCGGGCTGGCAGGCGCGGCGCTGACCGGCTCGCTCTCCAAAACCTGGAATCTCAAAGACCAGATCGAGCCGATCCGGGTGCTGGACAACAAAGGCAACGACATGGGCGTGATCGACCACTGCGACGAGGTGCAGGGCCAGCAACCCAGCAACCCGGTGCCATGCCGCGAGACGCTGACCCTGCCGCTGTCCGCCGTCTCGAAGGACTTTTTGCTGGCATATATCAGCAAAGAAGACGTGCGCTACTTCCAGCATCCCGGCATTGATCTTGGGCGCATTCCCAAGTCGCTGCTCAGCCGCGCGGGGGGCAGCACCCTCACCATGCAGCTGCTCAAAAACAACGTGCTGGCCGGGCATTTCGACTACGACACCGGGCGCACTGGCGTGAGCCGCGACGTGGCGGGCATTTTCAGAAAAGCCGCCGAGTACGTGCTGGCCCCGCTGCTGAGCCTGCGCTACAGCAAGGCCGAGGTGCTGGAGATGAGCGTCAACAGCTTGCCCTGGCTGGGCATCGGGCAGCGCAAGGGCATTCACGACGCCGCCCGCATCATGTTTGGGGTATCCGCCAGCGATCTGACGTTGGCCCAGAGCGCTTTTTTGGTGGGCCTGCTGCCGCG
The DNA window shown above is from Deinococcus detaillensis and carries:
- a CDS encoding gluconate 2-dehydrogenase subunit 3 family protein, giving the protein MSAQERAAVIAALNGPTVTAPTRATLLERLDARYGRQFLSETEFARLRAVALRLVPHDPAEMDLSGLIDQRLHQNLSDGWRYADTPADGPAYQGLLAALPSNFETLSGDEQDAAIHKLQADQPHPFEDLLAELTEGFMAHPLTQYRFGYAGFMDAPGWPRVGPNELEAREIAYGESGNDQ
- a CDS encoding GMC family oxidoreductase, with the protein product MTNNLELDVLVIGTGAGGAPLLARLAATGLRVLALEAGVRHRPAEMPTDEVAQAGLFWMDERLSAGKDPVGFGRNNSGRGVGGSTLHYTAYTPRAQPDDFELLKEFGQGVDWPLSYADLEPYYDEVEQFLGVSGPSEYPWGPPRQRPYPHPALPLNGAALLMEQAAQQSGIRTSAAANAALSRPQEQEGYGLRPACSNRGFCQAGCSTGAKASLDVTYLALAESKGASIWEGAQVTKLLMQGGRVSGAEFVRDGKTQTLHARQVVLAAGAIETPRLLLLSGVGNSSGQVGRNFMAHVGVQVWGLVDDDLRPYKGIPGGLISEDFHRIPGLVGGYLLQSLGVMPVTYATQYARGTGKWGAALSEHLSQYNHVAGINVLGECLPYAGNFLELSSELDGRGLPKPLIHFSFGENEHRMAEHAEAVMRDLWAKIGAREVWALPRAAHTIGTARMGHDPSTNVVDAFGRSHDTPGLWICDNSTFPSSLSVNPGLTQMALSLRTADALIAELRA
- a CDS encoding alpha-2-macroglobulin family protein, translated to MQGRRVQRKWLTGVLLSTALVAGLAPAQRNVSIYGGVFQGGQAVKVEVYAPAGTVFTVRRVLDPASLFAASPDPHQPKLNASQQSAPIRSVTLRRRDDSLNLGTLPSGVYTVGTGNLAAVVVVSNLGLVVKRDQNQVLIYTADRASGQTRAAQVALLGSKQSVQASVDGVARLTRKADANSDKETYLAHIGNDWAISGANWNSYAAPLVRGYVYTDRPVYRPGQHVDFKAVLRQAGSLGALAGTSVRVVIKSPNDDEVFRKTLVTDAFGSLNAGLDLPAGAKLGEYYFSLSPEGTDDDQTDISGSFQVEAYQKPEYAVTIQADRQRAVQGDKVNVRISARYLFGGNVSGAIVNYNVTRAPYYPPGFDSEYLSPDSAGTDYGSDLVIQDQTRLNANGDLELTLPLEKDASGNPVSYRIEAEVEDESRRTVSAQTRVIAFPASLNVEADTDGYVYGVGKPIGVTLDTRDLKDVGRAAPVTLDLARQSYDYDKKKKTWVLSEKRLSRSQVQTGADGRAATTLSAPRGGGYLLRASVTDSQGRVSTFENFVWVLKPGEDYGWNYRDLSVRLDKKSYAPGDTATVLVGNPKPGAPVLVTLEGDKLRSSTVLRGTGAVLTYSFPVTADMAPNIYVAAAALGDGQLYSNDARVKVPRVGSALTVKVTPAKARYAPGDTGKLSVDVKDAGGKGVAANLALGVVDQAIYLVQPDNATPIAQVFDALRDNAVGTNSSLNFYFSQVGTTANAPKPVATKPAFAQDKQARAADASTADSVTPRQDFKDTILWLPNLITDAQGHAEVDVKFPDNLTTWIATARAQTQLPRFGQATASTMTTKDVIARLTLPTFLVRGDTVTLSGIVNNTLGKPVTGNVNAVLNGLTPLGGAALTPAGAAINVAANGRVRSDMQVRAGNVGTADVTFTARTGSGNDALKLPLPVKARGYEVSQTAVGSASNPSVTLNIPADTNLSTLDLSLSLTPSLLSAVSPALEYLVGYPYGCTEQTMSRFLPALLAKQNLGSAALPQSVLKNLPDIVSSGLARLQLFQHEDGGWNFWQWDDSTLEMSAYVVEGLLRAKQLGAAVDNTMLDNGLKYLTKNASNPKARQAERASAYRALADAGRLDLAGLNTFARRKDLTPYALAETALALQKLGQTQAAKDVLDRLKAQRIGSNNGSLIHWETPKRGKVYWYDFWDDNSVQVTATALEALAQLEPSSPLIPNISQWLLSNRRGPKWLSTQDTTSVIIAALALKPPTPVSSEVKVTLDGQNAGSATLSGTEAATLKLNTSGLKAGPHTVTVQGAPAGLTFSSQLNFSREPAELHADASKGFELRREYQKLTPIWDEKGKRYTYQRTPLLKGNQLQPVTVGDLILVTLTIKPSQQSARYLLISDPIPAGMKAQDERSLAIAGLKDPDEYNWEDWNYWYAGRDLLDDRVDLYADYLSGKQTMTYVLRAQTPGTFTALPTHAFLMYDSDVEGYGSAATFTVRDRGE
- a CDS encoding heavy metal translocating P-type ATPase encodes the protein MTRPPSLPSASEASNLTYFVEGMDCASCVQKVERVVGRLPGTGEVKTSFTKQTLILELDEAQTPRQTLETHLRSLGYTPTLRAAPVQPKSSEHDHAGQDHAGHTHEVLPPNTPWYKGNQGKLVLTSGVLLALAWLLSFAAPQLAVYGYVAATLLGVWPLAKSAVASARLGDFFSINLLVSLAAIGAVLIGQAAEGAVVVFFFAVGELLEGVAAGRARAGIQALSALTPKTALLMDGNELREVPADTLEVGQLVQVRPGSRVPADGSITAGQSSLDDSPVTGESMPVDKNVGDAVFAGSINGSGVLTVKVDKAAADNTIARIIHLVEEAEGSKAPTARFIDRFSRLYTPGVVLVSALVALIPPLLLGAEWHLWLYKSITLLLIGCPCALVLSVPAAITSAVSAGTRRGLLIKGGAALETIGSVKTVAFDKTGTLTAGQPRVTDVLGAALSESEVLRLAAAVEAGSSHPLAQAISGAAKSAGLSVPAAEAAAALAGKGVTATVEGRALFVSSPKHAASTLNLAPDLQQRLTAFEEAGKTVVVLHSSDEVLGVVAIRDEARPDAAQAIARLKAMGVKTVMLTGDNARTGKAIAAQLGLDVRAELLPEDKLRLIGELRQDGGVAMVGDGINDAPALAKADVGIAMGGGTDVALEAADAALLRGRVSGVADLVQLSRDTMTNIRWNIGFALGLKAIFLVTTLLGYTNLWMAILADTGATAIVTANALRLLGWRGKEDAAAMAVSGPALHSGA
- a CDS encoding alpha/beta fold hydrolase, encoding MSEPRLVLVHGFGTSAHLWRRVRAGLAAEPLTPDLMGFGDAAALGQLGQTTGDMAEQLAGILKAAGGGPFKVVGHSMGGKVVLLLAARFPSLVSELLLVAPSPSTPEPMTEEGRAELRSAHGDSAALDAQQKHITLERLAEPDRQQFIKDGQRASRDAWQAWPDVGSREDVSGEISGLTLPIQVLFSEDDPAIDADTIRSQVLANLPQARATAVRGCGHLMPLEAPQHILAALNG